The Candida dubliniensis CD36 chromosome 5, complete sequence genome has a window encoding:
- a CDS encoding endosomal protein, putative (Similar to S. cerevisiae YPT35;~In S. cerevisiae: binds to both phosphatidylinositol-3-phosphate (PtdIns(3)P) and proteins involved in ER-Golgi or vesicular transport) translates to MNNITPNRNKSDSISQLNKVLPIPIELHNGESLEQHQHNHLNHITNVIVGEYHLISGEFGKSYMTWQIKITINDLDHSSIILYKRYNEIYQLRQDLLKIFPNTINNNNNNNNNVPSLPPKDNLSLDRLLMSKNWLEERRKGLQWFLSNVLLDPVFQNCNVVKQFVLS, encoded by the coding sequence ATGAATAACATTACACCCAATAGAAATAAATCTGATTCTATATCACAACTTAATAAAGTATTACCAATCCCAATAGAATTACATAATGGAGAATCATTagaacaacatcaacataatcatttaaatcatATAACTAATGTAATTGTTGGAgaatatcatttaatttctgGTGAATTTGGGAAAAGTTATATGACTTGGCAAATAAAAATCACtataaatgatttagatcattcatcaattattttatataaacgttataatgaaatttatcaactacgacaagatttattaaaaattttcccTAATaccatcaataataataataataataataataatgttcCATCATTACCACCAAAAGATAATTTAAGTCTTGATCGATTATTAATGTCGAAAAATTGGttagaagaaagaagaaaaggaCTTCAATGGTTTCTTAGTAATGTTTTATTAGATCCagtatttcaaaattgtaATGTCGTTAAACAATTTGTCCTAAGTTAA
- a CDS encoding dipeptidyl aminopeptidase, putative (Similar to S. cerevisiae DAP2): MTSIIRYDYFKESGRGNENMPSRTILSYKRFIYFGTLLAILLYGSSFLITTIENFTLKFESQSISSIDNFKGERPDYASPSSKSTDFKGKIPLSKEVYDKHILSPKLHSIQWIRAPESIHNDRGTYVIKEDKHDKGFRVVVKSIADEEYEKELIGNSTFKYKGQEHEIIDYFASPDLQKVILKTDVTSLWRYSSIAQYWVLDINNGDIKPVFNEVDKISTASWSPDSLKIAFIYENNLYYKSLQSNEIIQITFDGSTEIFNGKPDWVYEEEVYGSDHVFWWSPESDKVAFLRSNNTQVPEFIIPFYAQSTHQDYPEIVKIKYPKAGYPNPIVDILTYDLNTKNLHKHNLKSEKINLENRLITEVVWIADSLKVKTSNRHSDLLEIFLVDKHEKVKLIRTLTASDSWFEATSSTFYIPANETLGRKYDGYLDIVVENGYNHLGYFSPPDNSQYELLTKGNWEVTGGVAFDFTSNTVYFTSTVKSPVERHIHAINLLDRSDDGLPYIKDITTKEGWYDSSFSSGARFLFLSELGPGIPTQRVNDLKLHKNVKTIEDNSELIETLRNYVIPEVKYSQVELNDETGGQPFLVTAMETLPLNFDKKKKYPVLFYIYGGPGSQTVTKKWAISFSSLIAAELDAIVVTIDGRGTGFNNLNYKLGSKFKFIVRDRLGQYEPIDVISAANKWAEKSYVDHERIAIWGWSYGGFLTLKTLETDIDNPIFNYAVAIAPVTRWRLYDSIYTERYLNTPQENPKGYEIGSIHNVSNFKHVKKFFIGHGSGDDNVHVQNSLQLLDEFNLAKVENFEFMIFPDSNHGMNYHNGFTVVYDRILDFFKRAFDWEFV; this comes from the coding sequence AAcgatttatttattttggtACTTTATTGGcgatattattatatggaagttcatttttaattacAACTATTGAGAATTTCAcattaaaatttgaatctcagtcaatatcatcaatagaTAATTTCAAAGGTGAAAGACCAGATTATGCCAGTCCGTCACTGAAATCAACCGATTTCAAAGGCAAAATCCCATTATCGAAAGAAGTTTATGATAAACATATTTTGTCTCCTAAATTGCATTCAATACAATGGATTAGAGCTCCAGAATCTATACATAATGATAGAGGTACTTATGTCATCAAAGAAGATAAACATGATAAAGGGTTTAGAGTTGTGGTGAAATCTATTGCTGATGAAGAATATGAAAAGGAATTAATTGGTAATAGTACATTCAAATATAAGGGACAAGAACATGAAATTATAGACTATTTTGCTTCACCCGATTTACAAAAAGTCATTTTAAAAACTGACGTTACTAGTCTTTGGAGATATTCTTCAATAGCTCAATATTGGGTATTGGATATTAACAATGGGGATATCAAACCAGTATTTAATGAGGTTGATAAGATTTCTACTGCATCTTGGTCTCCTGATTCTTTGAAGATTGCCTTTATTTATGAAAATAACTTATATTACAAATCTTTACAACTGaatgaaataattcaaattactTTTGATGGTTCAACAGAAATCTTTAATGGGAAACCAGATTGGGTATATGAGGAGGAAGTTTATGGGTCAGACCATGTATTTTGGTGGTCTCCTGAATCTGATAAAGTGGCTTTTTTGAGATCCAATAACACTCAAGTGCCTGAATTTATAATTCCATTTTATGCTCAATCGACTCATCAAGATTATCCCGAGATtgtcaaaatcaaatatccTAAAGCTGGTTATCCTAATCctattgttgatatattAACTTATGATTTAAACACCAAAAATTTACATAAacataatttgaaatcagaaaaaatcaatttagaaAATAGATTAATTACTGAAGTGGTATGGATTGCTGATTCATTAAAAGTGAAAACTTCAAATCGTCACAGTGATTTATTGGAGATTTTCCTTGTTGACAAACATGAAAAAGTTAAATTGATAAGAACTTTAACTGCTTCTGACTCATGGTTTGAAGCTActtcatcaacattttATATTCCTGCTAATGAAACTTTAGGTAGAAAATATGATGGATATTtagatattgttgttgaaaatggATACAATCATTTAGGTTATTTTTCACCACCAGATAATTCTCaatatgaattattaaCTAAAGGTAATTGGGAAGTAACTGGTGGTGTTGCCTTTGATTTCACTTCTAATACAGTATATTTCACAAGTACAGTTAAATCACCAGTTGAAAGACATATACAtgcaattaatttattggatAGATCAGATGATGGGTTACCTTATATCAAAGATATAACCACTAAAGAAGGTTGGTATGATTCGTCATTTTCATCAGGAGCaagatttttatttttatctGAATTGGGACCAGGAATTCCTACTCAAAGagttaatgatttgaaattgcaCAAGAATGTTAAAACCATTGAAGATAATTcagaattaattgaaacatTGAGGAATTATGTGATTCCAGAAGTTAAATATTCTCAAGTAGAACTTAATGATGAAACTGGAGGTCAACCATTTTTAGTCACTGCTATGGAAACATTACCAttaaattttgataaaaagaagaaataccCAGTGttgttttatatttatgGTGGACCAGGATCACAAACCGTGACGAAAAAATGGGCTATTTCATTCAGTTCTTTAATAGCAGCTGAATTAGATGCTATAGTTGTTACAATTGATGGAAGAGGTACtggtttcaacaatttgaattataaattaggatctaaatttaaatttattgtcAGAGATAGATTAGGTCAATATGAACCAATTGATGTTATAAGTGCAGCTAATAAATGGGCAGAAAAATCATATGTTGATCATGAAAGAATAGCAATATGGGGTTGGTCATATGGTGGATTTTTAACTTTGAAAACTTTAGAAactgatattgataatccaatttttaattatgcTGTAGCAATTGCCCCCGTCACAAGATGGAGATTATATGATTCCATATATACTGAAAGATATTTGAATACTCCTCAAGAAAATCCTAAAGGATATGAAATTGGATCTATTCATAATGTTAGTAATTTTAAACAtgttaaaaaatttttcattggtCATGGTAgtggtgatgataatgTTCATGTTCAAAATTCATTACAATTATTGGATGAATTTAATCTTGCtaaagttgaaaattttgaatttatgaTATTTCCTGATAGTAATCATGGAATGAATTATCATAATGGATTTACTGTTGTATATGATAGAATAttagattttttcaaaagagCATTTGATTGGGAATTTGTGTAA